The following proteins are co-located in the Mesorhizobium australicum WSM2073 genome:
- a CDS encoding MarR family winged helix-turn-helix transcriptional regulator, whose protein sequence is MEQKVVEKRQRISTLGQIGLQQFAPYLMNRIMGRYNATLRDDFRKQGLTISQVRTLAVLSVTDGVTVNDLSVYTVIEQSTLSRTLDTLEGQGFVRREQGVTDSRIRHVFLTDDGRAEFTRAWPAMHDAFEAMFDDIDDAEYAALIATLLKMLKNIRKHDI, encoded by the coding sequence ATGGAACAGAAGGTCGTCGAAAAACGCCAGCGCATTTCCACCCTCGGCCAGATCGGCCTGCAGCAATTCGCGCCCTATCTGATGAACCGCATCATGGGCCGCTACAACGCCACCTTGCGTGACGACTTCCGCAAGCAGGGCCTGACCATTTCGCAGGTGCGCACGCTGGCGGTGCTGTCGGTCACCGATGGCGTCACCGTCAATGACCTCTCGGTCTATACGGTCATCGAGCAGTCTACCCTGAGCCGCACGCTCGACACGCTGGAGGGCCAGGGCTTCGTGCGGCGCGAGCAAGGCGTCACCGACAGCCGCATCCGCCACGTGTTCCTGACCGACGACGGCCGCGCCGAGTTCACCCGCGCCTGGCCGGCCATGCATGACGCCTTCGAGGCGATGTTCGACGATATCGACGACGCCGAATATGCAGCACTCATCGCAACGCTTTTGAAGATGCTCAAAAACATTCGCAAGCACGACATCTAG
- a CDS encoding phytoene desaturase family protein: protein MTAPDHIIVGSGINALVCAAMLGDKGAKVLVLERNDRIGGCMRTEEITAPGFVHDVMATTFVLFITSPAFAALGGDLARHGLEFCHTSTPTGVLMPDGSHAVLTTDRAANVAALNAIAAGDGDRHAEDVGGIERNAGLLFGLLGGALWSYPTAKLLAGNTWRRGPRGLAAFLGEALVPARGWLESSYRSETVRALWAPWVLHAGLGPEDAFSGQIAKVIAFALEAAGAPIVKGGAKNLLAAFEALIRERGGDIRTGADVASVVQAGGRAAGVRLASGETITANKSVICSVTPTQLYGRLLGKDASKDDFEATRKYRYGKGNFQIHYALTKPPSWRGEGLDKVALLHLTPGLDGVSKACNEAARGMLPEVPTICVGQPHALDPSRCPEGQAILWLQLPEAPRYIKGDAAGKLDAPADGLWTEALREAYADRAEAILAGHIDGFKDSVIARRAYSPADLEAMNINLVGGDPYGGSSVVDQSFLWRPFKTSRNHQTGVKGLYHIGASTHPGAGLGGGSGFLLAGRL from the coding sequence ATGACCGCCCCCGATCACATCATCGTCGGCAGCGGCATCAACGCGCTGGTCTGCGCCGCAATGCTCGGCGACAAGGGCGCCAAGGTGCTCGTGTTGGAGCGCAACGACCGTATCGGCGGTTGCATGCGCACCGAGGAGATCACCGCGCCGGGCTTTGTCCACGACGTGATGGCGACGACCTTCGTGCTGTTCATCACCTCGCCGGCCTTTGCAGCATTGGGCGGCGACCTCGCCCGGCACGGGCTGGAATTCTGCCACACCAGCACGCCGACCGGCGTGCTCATGCCCGACGGCAGCCATGCCGTGCTCACCACTGACCGCGCCGCCAATGTCGCTGCCCTCAACGCGATCGCGGCCGGCGACGGTGACCGGCATGCGGAAGATGTCGGCGGCATCGAGCGCAATGCCGGCCTGCTGTTCGGTCTGCTCGGCGGCGCGCTTTGGTCATACCCGACGGCGAAGCTGCTGGCCGGCAATACCTGGCGGCGTGGTCCGCGTGGCCTAGCCGCCTTTCTTGGCGAAGCGCTGGTGCCGGCGCGCGGCTGGCTGGAGAGCAGCTATCGGTCCGAGACCGTCAGGGCGCTCTGGGCGCCCTGGGTGCTGCATGCCGGGCTTGGCCCGGAAGATGCGTTTTCCGGCCAGATCGCCAAGGTGATCGCCTTCGCGCTGGAGGCTGCCGGTGCGCCGATCGTCAAGGGCGGGGCGAAGAACCTGCTTGCCGCCTTCGAAGCGCTGATCAGGGAACGCGGCGGCGACATCCGCACCGGCGCCGACGTCGCTTCGGTCGTCCAGGCGGGTGGCCGCGCAGCCGGTGTGCGGCTGGCGTCGGGCGAAACGATCACGGCGAACAAGAGCGTCATCTGCTCGGTCACGCCGACGCAGCTTTACGGCCGTCTGCTCGGCAAGGACGCTTCGAAGGACGACTTCGAAGCGACGCGGAAATACCGCTATGGCAAGGGCAATTTCCAGATCCATTACGCGCTGACCAAGCCGCCGTCCTGGCGCGGCGAGGGCCTCGACAAGGTGGCGCTGCTGCATCTGACGCCCGGACTGGATGGCGTTTCGAAAGCCTGCAACGAGGCGGCGCGCGGCATGCTGCCGGAGGTGCCGACCATCTGCGTCGGCCAGCCGCACGCGCTCGACCCATCACGCTGTCCGGAAGGCCAGGCGATCCTGTGGCTGCAACTCCCCGAGGCGCCCCGCTACATCAAGGGCGACGCCGCCGGCAAGCTCGATGCGCCTGCCGACGGACTATGGACCGAGGCGCTGCGCGAGGCCTATGCCGATCGCGCTGAAGCGATACTCGCCGGCCATATCGACGGCTTCAAGGACAGCGTGATCGCGCGCCGCGCCTATTCGCCGGCCGATCTCGAGGCGATGAACATCAACCTGGTCGGCGGCGACCCTTACGGCGGCTCCTCTGTTGTCGACCAGTCGTTCCTGTGGCGGCCGTTCAAGACCAGCCGCAACCATCAGACCGGCGTCAAGGGCCTCTACCATATCGGCGCCTCGACCCATCCCGGTGCGGGCCTCGGCGGTGGCTCCGGCTTCCTGCTGGCAGGGAGGCTGTGA
- a CDS encoding cyclase family protein — MDTQKLLGEVAGQLLSGAIKVVDLTAPLGPDTPLIKLPPELAVDTPKVEIHSISRYDKNGPWWAWNWLKLGEHSGTHFDAPQHWISGKDYPDGATDTIPAQNFIGPVNVIDCSKEAAADHDFLLTVDHIKAWEAKHGAINAGEWVVMRTDWYKRNGSEAEFLNANETGPHTPGPTAEAIQFLIGKDIKGWGSETIGTDAGKAGGMEPPFPAHTLMHKANRYGLASLCNLDQLPPKGAILIAAPLKIEHGTGSPIRALALVAGR; from the coding sequence ATGGATACCCAGAAACTCCTCGGCGAAGTTGCCGGCCAGCTTCTTTCCGGCGCCATTAAGGTGGTCGACCTGACGGCGCCGCTCGGGCCCGACACACCGCTGATCAAGCTGCCGCCGGAGCTTGCCGTCGACACGCCGAAGGTCGAGATCCACTCGATCTCTCGCTATGACAAGAACGGTCCATGGTGGGCGTGGAACTGGCTGAAGCTCGGCGAGCATTCTGGCACGCATTTCGACGCGCCACAGCATTGGATCAGCGGCAAGGATTATCCGGACGGCGCCACCGATACCATTCCGGCGCAGAATTTCATCGGGCCGGTCAATGTCATCGACTGTTCGAAAGAGGCCGCCGCCGATCACGATTTCCTGCTCACCGTCGACCACATCAAGGCCTGGGAGGCCAAGCATGGCGCGATCAATGCCGGCGAGTGGGTGGTGATGCGCACCGACTGGTACAAGCGCAACGGCTCGGAAGCCGAGTTCCTCAACGCCAACGAGACCGGCCCGCACACGCCCGGCCCGACGGCGGAAGCAATCCAGTTCCTGATCGGCAAGGACATCAAGGGCTGGGGCTCGGAGACGATCGGCACCGATGCCGGCAAGGCCGGCGGCATGGAGCCGCCATTCCCGGCCCACACGCTAATGCACAAGGCCAACCGCTACGGCCTGGCCAGCCTCTGCAATCTCGACCAGCTGCCGCCGAAAGGCGCCATCCTGATCGCGGCGCCGCTCAAGATCGAGCACGGCACCGGCAGCCCGATCCGCGCGCTGGCGCTGGTGGCGGGGAGATAG
- a CDS encoding phytoene desaturase family protein, which translates to MSEFDAIFVGAGHNTLACAAHLALKGWKTGVFERNTTIGGAVQTREFTLPGFRHDLGAMNLSLFAGSAFHRKYANELKAQGLEFAPVADCFASAFPDGRWFGVSNDLEKTAGRMAAFSAADAATWRRLIAAFPAEAEHLFKLLGSPMSARALASTAWNLWRKKGVSGALDTGRLLLSSPRAWLEENFESPHIRATLATWGMHLDFAPDIAGGAVFPYLESMANQSFGMVLGKGGADTIIRALAGIVTSAGGRIVTGADVAEITVSGGKATGVRLASGETHTATKAVIAGVTPKALAGKLLPVGSGDAGFDMAMQKFRHAPGTMMIHLALDDLPDWRAGAELRQFAYVHLAPSLEQMSRTYQQAMAGVLPDEPVLVVGQPTAVDPSRAPQGKHVLWVQVRMLPAEIAGDASARIALAHWDQVKEAYADRVLDIIETYAPRLRAKILGRAVFSPIDLERENPNLVGGDQVCGSHHLAQNFLFRPARGYAGWDTPISNLHLTGAATWPGAGTGAASGFMLAQQLGGR; encoded by the coding sequence GTGAGCGAGTTCGACGCCATCTTTGTCGGGGCGGGCCACAACACTCTGGCATGCGCCGCGCATCTGGCGCTCAAGGGTTGGAAAACCGGGGTTTTCGAGCGCAATACAACAATCGGTGGAGCCGTCCAGACCCGCGAATTCACGCTTCCGGGCTTCCGCCACGATCTCGGTGCGATGAATCTGAGCCTGTTCGCCGGCTCCGCCTTCCACCGGAAATATGCAAATGAATTGAAAGCGCAGGGGCTGGAATTCGCGCCTGTCGCCGACTGTTTCGCCAGCGCCTTTCCGGACGGTCGCTGGTTCGGCGTCAGCAACGACCTGGAAAAGACCGCCGGCCGCATGGCGGCCTTTTCAGCCGCCGATGCCGCGACGTGGCGCAGGCTGATTGCCGCTTTCCCAGCCGAGGCCGAGCATTTGTTCAAGCTGCTGGGCTCGCCGATGAGCGCCCGGGCGCTTGCAAGCACCGCCTGGAACCTGTGGCGCAAAAAAGGTGTTTCCGGCGCGCTCGACACCGGCCGGCTGTTGCTGTCGTCGCCGCGTGCCTGGCTGGAGGAAAATTTCGAGTCTCCACACATCAGGGCGACGCTCGCCACCTGGGGCATGCATCTCGACTTCGCGCCCGACATCGCCGGCGGCGCGGTGTTCCCCTATCTGGAATCGATGGCCAACCAGAGTTTTGGCATGGTGCTGGGCAAGGGTGGCGCCGACACGATCATCCGGGCGCTGGCCGGCATTGTCACATCGGCCGGCGGCAGGATCGTCACCGGCGCCGATGTCGCCGAGATAACCGTCTCCGGTGGCAAGGCGACCGGTGTGCGGCTTGCTTCCGGCGAGACGCATACGGCCACCAAGGCGGTGATTGCCGGCGTCACGCCCAAGGCGCTGGCCGGCAAGTTGCTGCCGGTCGGTTCGGGCGACGCCGGCTTCGACATGGCGATGCAAAAATTCCGCCATGCGCCGGGCACGATGATGATCCACCTGGCGCTGGACGACCTGCCGGACTGGCGCGCCGGGGCAGAGCTTCGACAGTTCGCCTATGTGCATCTGGCGCCATCGCTCGAGCAGATGTCGCGCACCTATCAGCAGGCGATGGCGGGCGTGCTGCCGGACGAGCCGGTGCTGGTCGTCGGCCAACCGACGGCGGTCGATCCGTCGCGCGCGCCTCAAGGCAAACATGTTCTGTGGGTGCAGGTGCGCATGCTGCCCGCCGAAATCGCGGGCGACGCCTCGGCCAGGATCGCACTAGCGCATTGGGACCAGGTCAAGGAGGCCTATGCCGACCGCGTGCTCGACATCATCGAGACCTACGCACCTAGGCTGCGTGCGAAGATCCTCGGCCGCGCCGTGTTTTCGCCGATCGACCTCGAGCGCGAGAACCCGAACCTCGTCGGCGGCGACCAGGTCTGCGGCAGCCATCATCTGGCGCAGAACTTCTTGTTCCGTCCGGCGCGCGGCTATGCCGGCTGGGACACGCCGATCAGCAATCTGCATCTCACCGGCGCCGCGACATGGCCCGGTGCCGGCACGGGTGCCGCCTCGGGCTTCATGCTCGCGCAACAGCTTGGCGGGAGGTAG
- a CDS encoding ABC transporter substrate-binding protein: MTINRRELLGYSAAALGVAAVGLPKMANAAAGELTIAYNVNLPSWDPTTGPSAVNPTIQGLYQSVFDQFIPQKPDLSFAPGLLTEWGWNEDRTKIMMTVREGVTWHDGSPFTPEDVVWSLQRAGDEKTGNPIQFVWKNVNNFKIDGNKITGDVVQFDPVYFKWMSFLTGYIMPKAYYEKVGAEGFEKAPIGTGPYMVEKFERNAFLRLKANPKYWGGKPAFENVTIKFVTDAASRVAEIESGSSQVTLEIPYEEYDRLIAKDGLAGSIKNVSDIGMIFFNDIEAMLDKNVRQAAVMAVDKELLVKRLLRGYGQPLATLETPEYAAYDASIKVEHNPEKAKELLAASGYSPEKPVKFTIQTTKGFKPKDYEMIQAIVGMWRKVGIEATIEVYEIAKHYELRAADKLAPAAFYNWGNAIGDPTTSTGFAMYGPSPHSVWDSQDLIDMINPLWGEKDETKRIAGWKAVDKYIAEQAYVLPLMQYAQPIVHAKGVKVVQHISGALLPALMTPA; the protein is encoded by the coding sequence ATGACAATCAACAGACGCGAATTACTGGGATACAGTGCCGCGGCACTTGGTGTGGCCGCTGTCGGCCTGCCCAAGATGGCCAATGCCGCCGCCGGCGAGTTGACCATCGCCTATAATGTCAACCTGCCGTCCTGGGACCCGACCACCGGACCGTCGGCCGTCAACCCGACCATCCAGGGCCTCTACCAGTCGGTGTTCGACCAGTTCATCCCGCAGAAGCCGGACCTGTCCTTCGCGCCGGGCCTGCTCACCGAATGGGGCTGGAACGAGGACCGCACCAAGATCATGATGACGGTGCGCGAGGGTGTAACCTGGCATGACGGCTCGCCGTTCACGCCCGAGGACGTGGTCTGGTCGTTGCAGCGGGCGGGCGATGAAAAGACCGGCAACCCGATCCAGTTCGTGTGGAAGAACGTCAACAATTTCAAGATCGACGGCAACAAGATCACGGGCGATGTCGTGCAGTTCGACCCGGTCTATTTCAAATGGATGTCGTTCCTCACCGGCTACATCATGCCGAAGGCCTATTACGAGAAGGTCGGTGCCGAAGGTTTCGAGAAGGCTCCGATAGGAACCGGCCCCTACATGGTCGAGAAGTTCGAACGCAACGCCTTCCTGCGGCTCAAGGCCAATCCGAAATACTGGGGCGGCAAGCCGGCATTCGAGAACGTGACGATCAAATTCGTCACCGACGCGGCGAGCCGTGTCGCCGAGATCGAATCCGGTTCCTCGCAGGTGACGCTCGAAATCCCCTATGAAGAGTACGACCGGCTGATCGCCAAGGACGGGCTTGCCGGGTCGATCAAGAATGTTTCCGACATCGGCATGATCTTCTTCAACGACATCGAAGCGATGCTGGACAAGAACGTGCGCCAGGCAGCCGTCATGGCGGTCGACAAGGAGCTTCTGGTCAAGCGGCTGCTGCGCGGCTACGGCCAGCCGCTCGCCACGCTGGAAACGCCGGAATACGCGGCCTACGATGCCTCGATCAAGGTCGAGCACAATCCGGAAAAGGCCAAGGAGCTGCTGGCGGCTTCAGGCTATTCGCCGGAAAAGCCGGTCAAGTTCACCATCCAGACGACCAAGGGCTTCAAGCCCAAGGACTATGAAATGATCCAGGCGATCGTCGGCATGTGGCGCAAGGTCGGCATCGAGGCCACGATCGAGGTCTACGAGATCGCCAAGCACTACGAACTGCGCGCCGCCGACAAGCTGGCGCCGGCGGCCTTCTACAATTGGGGCAACGCCATTGGCGACCCGACCACGTCGACCGGCTTTGCCATGTATGGGCCGAGCCCGCATTCGGTCTGGGACAGCCAGGACCTGATCGACATGATCAACCCGCTGTGGGGAGAGAAGGACGAGACCAAGCGCATCGCCGGGTGGAAGGCGGTCGATAAATACATCGCCGAGCAGGCCTACGTGCTGCCGCTTATGCAGTATGCGCAACCGATCGTGCATGCGAAGGGCGTCAAGGTGGTGCAGCATATTTCCGGCGCGCTGCTGCCGGCCCTGATGACCCCGGCCTGA
- a CDS encoding ABC transporter permease, translating to MLLQRFLIRLLTMLITLFGVAVVVFVVIRVAPGDPIAMMLPPGATNDDIARLRALYGLDKTIVQQFFIWLSGVVKGDFGTSISLRQDVLGLVFNRLPVTLELAIVALIMAVAIGGTTAILGARERGTAVEAGIDIASGAALSIPDFLWGLVLILLFGVLVPIFDISGRVSPQLDLPFVTQFYFFESLLRLRFDLTWDLLKHMLMPAMALALPLAAIIAQLLKQSLKEVLDLDYVVLARVKGFSETQVILREALKNAALPTLTLIGVQFTFLIGGTVIVERLFSYEGLGNMAIDAVINRDLPLIQGIVLVFALLFVLINLAVDMMYALLNPRLRHG from the coding sequence ATGCTCCTGCAACGATTCCTGATCCGTCTGCTGACGATGCTGATCACGCTGTTCGGCGTGGCCGTCGTCGTATTCGTGGTCATCCGCGTCGCGCCCGGCGATCCGATCGCCATGATGTTGCCGCCCGGCGCCACCAATGACGACATCGCCCGTCTGCGTGCGCTCTATGGGCTCGACAAGACGATCGTGCAGCAGTTCTTCATCTGGCTGTCCGGCGTCGTCAAAGGCGATTTCGGCACCTCGATCTCGCTGCGGCAAGACGTGCTTGGCCTCGTCTTCAACCGGCTGCCGGTAACGCTGGAGCTTGCCATCGTCGCGCTCATCATGGCGGTGGCGATCGGCGGCACGACGGCGATCCTGGGCGCGCGCGAGCGCGGCACGGCGGTCGAGGCCGGCATCGACATCGCCAGCGGTGCCGCGCTTTCCATCCCCGATTTTCTCTGGGGCCTGGTGCTGATCCTGTTGTTCGGCGTGCTGGTGCCGATCTTCGACATTTCCGGCCGCGTGTCGCCGCAGCTCGACCTGCCCTTCGTCACCCAGTTCTACTTCTTCGAGAGCCTGCTTCGGCTGCGCTTCGACCTCACCTGGGACCTCTTGAAGCACATGCTGATGCCAGCCATGGCGCTGGCGCTGCCGCTCGCGGCCATCATCGCACAGCTACTGAAGCAGTCGCTGAAGGAGGTGCTCGACCTCGACTATGTCGTGCTGGCGCGGGTCAAGGGGTTTTCGGAAACGCAGGTCATCTTGCGCGAGGCGCTGAAGAACGCCGCGCTGCCGACGCTGACGCTCATCGGCGTGCAGTTCACCTTCCTCATCGGCGGCACCGTCATCGTCGAGCGGCTGTTCTCCTATGAGGGCCTCGGCAACATGGCGATCGACGCCGTCATCAACCGCGACCTGCCGCTGATCCAGGGCATCGTGCTGGTCTTCGCGCTGCTGTTCGTGCTGATCAACCTCGCCGTCGACATGATGTATGCGCTGCTCAATCCGAGGCTGCGCCATGGATGA
- a CDS encoding ABC transporter permease, with the protein MDEARIIRRGSSPRLWLAGGWLLLALLAAIFAPLVAPQDPLAQDLMLERLPPFWLDGAEPGYWLGTDSLGRDLLSRLIFGGRIAFNVAFAAAIAACVVGSTLGLVAGYFGGWADRIISRIVDIWMAFPPVLFAILLVAVLGTGLSSVILAIAIIDWTRFCRVIRAEAMGQSRMDYVENARIAGYGRFGIMLREVLPNVVPSIVALLSLEMGIAVIVEAILSFVNLSISTDDPTWGGIIAEGRLSIHQAWWVLVFPLITLILTVLSFSQFGEALKTRFDPVLR; encoded by the coding sequence ATGGATGAGGCACGCATCATCAGGCGCGGATCGAGCCCGAGGCTGTGGCTCGCCGGCGGCTGGCTGCTGCTGGCGCTGCTGGCCGCGATCTTCGCGCCGCTGGTCGCGCCGCAGGATCCGCTGGCGCAGGATTTGATGCTGGAACGTCTGCCGCCGTTCTGGCTCGATGGCGCCGAGCCGGGCTATTGGCTCGGCACCGACAGCCTCGGCCGCGACCTGCTCTCGCGCCTGATCTTCGGCGGCCGCATCGCCTTCAACGTTGCTTTCGCGGCGGCCATCGCCGCCTGCGTGGTGGGCTCCACATTAGGGCTGGTCGCGGGCTATTTCGGCGGCTGGGCGGACCGCATCATCTCGCGCATCGTCGACATCTGGATGGCCTTCCCGCCGGTGCTGTTCGCCATCCTCCTGGTCGCCGTGCTCGGCACGGGCTTGAGCTCCGTCATCCTCGCCATCGCCATCATCGACTGGACGCGTTTCTGCCGGGTGATCCGCGCCGAGGCGATGGGGCAGTCGCGCATGGACTATGTCGAGAATGCCCGTATCGCCGGCTATGGCCGCTTCGGCATCATGCTGCGCGAAGTGCTGCCCAATGTGGTACCGTCGATCGTGGCGCTGCTGTCGCTGGAGATGGGCATCGCCGTCATCGTCGAGGCGATCCTGTCCTTCGTCAATCTGTCGATCTCGACCGACGATCCGACCTGGGGCGGCATCATCGCCGAGGGCCGGCTGTCGATCCATCAGGCCTGGTGGGTGCTGGTGTTTCCGCTAATCACGCTGATCCTCACCGTGCTGTCATTCAGCCAGTTCGGCGAGGCGCTGAAGACGCGTTTCGATCCGGTGCTGCGATGA
- a CDS encoding ABC transporter ATP-binding protein — protein MSACLEINNLSAVLANGQRVLRSVSLSVQPGEVRALVGESGAGKTMIGKAVLGVLPSSVRIVEGYMRLEGEDLGKLPPKARRTLIGARTALIPQDPLTALNPSRRIGPQMTDRLVRILGWSGDKADRRIRQLLDEVQIRDPDRVLKSYPHELSGGMRQRVLIAAAFAAEPRLIVADEPTTALDVTVQKQILRLIAALQREHGTAILFVTHDLGVVAKISQKVSVLYAGKVVEEAETAALFAAPQHPYTRALMAATPRYTDPLASLKPVDETVLAGLAAEIAAADQGWRQPHG, from the coding sequence ATGAGCGCCTGTCTCGAGATAAATAATCTAAGCGCGGTGCTGGCCAACGGCCAGCGCGTGCTGCGCTCGGTATCGCTCTCGGTACAACCCGGCGAGGTCCGCGCGCTTGTCGGCGAAAGCGGCGCCGGCAAGACGATGATCGGCAAGGCGGTGCTTGGTGTGTTGCCGTCGAGCGTGCGCATCGTCGAAGGCTACATGAGACTCGAGGGCGAAGACCTCGGCAAACTCCCGCCAAAAGCGCGGCGCACGCTGATCGGCGCGCGCACGGCGCTGATCCCGCAGGATCCGCTGACCGCACTCAACCCCTCGCGCCGCATCGGCCCCCAGATGACCGACCGTCTGGTGCGCATTCTCGGCTGGAGCGGAGACAAGGCCGATCGGCGTATCCGGCAGTTGCTTGATGAGGTGCAGATCCGCGACCCCGACCGCGTGCTGAAGAGCTATCCGCACGAATTGTCCGGCGGCATGCGCCAGCGCGTGCTGATTGCCGCCGCCTTCGCAGCCGAGCCACGGCTGATCGTCGCCGACGAGCCGACCACGGCCCTCGACGTCACCGTGCAGAAGCAGATCCTGCGGCTCATCGCTGCGTTGCAGCGCGAACATGGCACCGCGATCCTGTTCGTCACCCACGATCTCGGCGTCGTCGCCAAGATCAGCCAGAAAGTCTCGGTGCTCTATGCCGGCAAGGTGGTGGAAGAGGCCGAAACGGCTGCTCTCTTCGCCGCCCCGCAGCACCCTTATACGCGGGCGCTGATGGCCGCCACGCCGCGCTACACCGATCCCCTCGCCTCGCTTAAGCCGGTGGACGAGACGGTGTTGGCAGGGCTTGCCGCCGAGATCGCCGCGGCCGACCAGGGTTGGAGGCAACCTCATGGCTGA
- a CDS encoding ATP-binding cassette domain-containing protein, with product MAEPLFSVRGLKVALPDMTRKPLIGRAPLAEILKGLDFDLPRGSVTGIVGESGSGKSMLGRALVRLLEPSAGSISFDGRDITHLRETELRPLRRDLQMIFQDPMSSLNPRRTIASIIAAPLKQNGLGDNLRDRVAEALQRVGLPQSFASRYRHELSGGQRQRVGIARALALSPKFVLADEIVSGLDVSTQAQILTLLEKLAAEMGLTVAFISHDLSVIRRLCRQVIVMREGSIVEASATDALFDMPRQSYTRDLLAAIPLPEIDPDWLNIPTARVPT from the coding sequence ATGGCTGAGCCGCTGTTTTCCGTGCGCGGGCTGAAGGTGGCGCTGCCCGACATGACGCGCAAGCCGCTGATCGGCCGCGCGCCTTTGGCCGAGATCCTGAAGGGTCTCGATTTCGACCTGCCGAGGGGCTCGGTGACCGGCATCGTCGGCGAATCCGGATCCGGCAAGTCGATGCTCGGCCGTGCCCTGGTGCGACTGCTGGAGCCGAGCGCCGGCAGCATCAGCTTCGACGGCCGCGACATCACGCATCTGCGGGAGACGGAGTTGCGGCCCCTGCGCCGCGATCTGCAGATGATCTTCCAGGATCCGATGTCGTCGCTCAATCCGCGCCGCACCATCGCCAGCATCATCGCCGCGCCGCTCAAGCAAAATGGACTTGGCGACAATCTCAGGGATCGTGTCGCCGAAGCGCTGCAGCGGGTCGGCCTGCCGCAGAGCTTTGCCAGCCGCTACCGGCACGAACTGTCGGGCGGCCAACGCCAGCGCGTCGGCATTGCCCGCGCGCTGGCGCTGTCGCCGAAATTCGTGCTGGCCGACGAGATCGTCTCCGGCCTCGACGTCTCGACGCAGGCGCAGATCCTGACCCTGCTGGAGAAGCTTGCCGCGGAGATGGGCCTGACGGTCGCCTTCATCAGCCACGATCTGTCGGTCATCCGGCGGCTGTGCCGGCAGGTGATCGTCATGCGCGAAGGCAGCATCGTGGAAGCGAGCGCCACGGACGCGCTGTTCGACATGCCGCGGCAGAGCTACACGCGCGACCTGCTCGCCGCCATTCCGCTGCCGGAAATCGATCCGGACTGGCTGAACATCCCAACGGCAAGGGTCCCGACATGA
- a CDS encoding VOC family protein, whose translation MKTTIRFAVLAATVLGSAGMASASSIPGMRGHDHTGITVPDMKQAVDFFTEVVGCKKAMSFGPFADDKGTFMQDLLGVDPKAVIEQVTMVRCGTGSNIELFKYTAPDQKDLTAKNSDIGGFHIAFYVDDVAAAKAYLDAKGVKTRLGPLPVKEGPAAGQTILYFQAPWGLQLEAISYPDGMAYEKGAETVLWSPKNPEK comes from the coding sequence ATGAAGACAACAATACGATTTGCGGTGCTCGCCGCCACTGTTCTGGGCAGCGCCGGCATGGCCTCGGCGAGCTCGATCCCCGGCATGCGCGGGCACGACCATACCGGCATCACGGTTCCCGACATGAAGCAGGCGGTCGACTTCTTCACCGAGGTCGTCGGCTGCAAGAAGGCGATGTCGTTCGGCCCGTTCGCCGACGACAAGGGCACCTTCATGCAGGACCTGCTCGGCGTCGATCCGAAGGCTGTCATCGAGCAGGTCACCATGGTCCGCTGCGGCACGGGATCGAACATCGAGCTGTTCAAATATACCGCGCCCGACCAGAAGGATCTGACAGCGAAAAACAGCGACATTGGCGGTTTTCACATCGCCTTCTATGTCGACGACGTCGCGGCGGCGAAAGCCTATCTCGACGCCAAAGGCGTCAAGACCAGATTGGGGCCGCTGCCGGTCAAGGAAGGACCCGCCGCCGGCCAGACCATCCTCTATTTCCAGGCGCCCTGGGGATTGCAGCTGGAGGCGATCAGCTATCCCGACGGCATGGCGTACGAGAAGGGTGCCGAAACGGTGCTGTGGAGCCCAAAGAACCCGGAAAAGTGA